Proteins from a genomic interval of Lolium perenne isolate Kyuss_39 chromosome 1, Kyuss_2.0, whole genome shotgun sequence:
- the LOC127299472 gene encoding 2-oxoadipate dioxygenase/decarboxylase, chloroplastic/amyloplastic, whose protein sequence is MAQATLAAARFPASVALLRTRRSPAIAAPLCPSGLRHRSRGFAMAAAPSPAPVPASDPPPKGADLFFRSVLSKMQKVYLSRNPTAEKILGLVHSYDGDHICFDHFAFRTFGVDGYGINSLADFFNDFGYEPREELRFPAKKLRALWFSPPKSDGYTGTGISGPLPRIFISELLVDELSAPSQEIICKYIKTSAKGNKYAVLASTSGELTWEKPIYSDFQALSRESEYAAWTLVNGYALNHATVSTHRLESDIRSISKFNKFVEDNGFKLNTEGGILKVSPDGLLQQSSTVADSSLFTFADGITESIPRSYIEFAERLPLPQFKDLQDKEVKEHHRRDGFEVGNADKIFESTSRDQLTRRSA, encoded by the exons ATGGCCCAGGCGACCCTCGCCGCCGCGAGATTCCCCGCGTCCGTCGCGCTCCTCCGCACCCGCCGCTCACCGGCGATCGCCGCGCCCCTCTGCCCGTCCGGACTCCGCCACCGCAGCCgcggcttcgcgatggcagccgCGCCCTCGCCCGCGCCCGTGCCGGCCTCCGATCCGCCTCCCAAG GGCGCTGATTTATTTTTCCGGTCAGTTCTCTCAAAGATGCAAAAAGTTTACTTGAGCAGGAACCCAACAGCAGAAAAGATTCTGGGCCTTGTCCATTCTTATGATGGGGACCACATTTGCTTTGATCATTTTGCTTTCAGAACATTTGGG GTTGATGGTTATGGTATAAACTCACTTGCTGATTTTTTCAATGATTTTGGTTACGAGCCTCGGGAAGAACTAAGGTTTCCTGCAAAAAAACTGAGAGCACTATGGTTTTCTCCTCCCAAGAGTGATGGATACACTGGAACTGGTATATCTGGACCTTTGCCAAGGATATTCATTTCCGAACTTCTTGTAGATGAGCTGAGTGCTCCAAGCCAG GAAATTATATGCAAATACATTAAAACTTCAGCTAAAGGAAATAAATATGCTGTCCTTGCTAGTACATCTGGGGAGCTGACATGGGAGAAGCCCATTTATTCTGATTTCCAGGCATTATCTAG GGAAAGTGAATATGCTGCATGGACTCTTGTTAATGGCTATGCTCTGAACCATGCCACTGTTTCCACCCATCGCTTAGAATCGGATATCAGAAGTATTAGTAAGTTCAACAAATTTGTGGAGGACAATGGGTTTAAGTTAAATACAGAAGGAGGGATCTTGAAAG TGAGTCCTGATGGTCTCCTTCAGCAAAGCTCAACTGTAGCTGATTCATCATTATTTACTTTTGCTGATGGAATCACTGAATCTATTCCACGCTCCTATATTGAATTTGCTGAACGCCTGCCACTCCCacagttcaaagatttgcaagatAAAGAG GTCAAGGAACACCACAGACGCGATGGTTTTGAGGTAGGCAATGCAGACAAGATATTTGAGAGCACGTCAAGGGATCAGCTTACCCGAAGGTCTGCATAG
- the LOC127299456 gene encoding probable serine/threonine-protein kinase PBL3 isoform X1 encodes MGNCMDTAALVDKNTAYPSKGDSKTGLSLNTSTNRSGSTRTTFTHSYTNQSELPTPRTEGEILSSPYLKAFLFSDLKNATKNFRPDSLIGEGGFGCVYKGWIDEQTLAPSKPGTGMVVAVKKLKPEGFQGHKEWLTEVDYLGQLHHQNLVKLIGYCSDGDNRLLVYELMPKGSLENHLFRRGADPLPWGIRLKVAIGAARGLSFLHDDENQVIYRDFKASNILLDSEFNAKLSDFGLAKAGPTGDRTHVSTQVMGTRGYAAPEYIATGRLSVKADVYSFGVVLLELLTGRRALDKSKPTTEQSLVDWTRSYLGDKRRLYRIMDMKLGGQYPKKGAHAIAGLAQQCVCMEAKMRPQMSEVLEKLEELQDPKYSVTAPQVDTRRTSSGGSAQRSPRPMRAQPSPRRSSATAFPFPVAESHPSTAQVH; translated from the exons ATGGGGAATTGTATGgacacggcggcgttggtggaTAAAAACACCGCAT ATCCTTCAAAAGGTGATAGCAAAACAGGTTTATCGTTGAATACTTCGACTAACAGAAGTGGTTCTACTCGGACAACTTTTACCCATTCCTATACAAATCAGAGTGAGCTTCCTACTCCTAGGACAGAAGGTGAAATTCTGTCATCGCCATATCTGAAGGCATTCTTGTTCAGTGATTTAAAGAATGCAACaaagaacttccggccagatagtCTTATTGGGGAAGGAGGATTTGGATGTGTCTATAAAGGCTGGATTGATGAACAAACTCTTGCTCCTTCAAAGCCAGGAACTGGCATGGTTGTGGCTGTCAAGAAGCTAAAACCAGAAGGATTTCAGGGTCACAAGGAATGGCTG ACTGAGGTTGATTATCTTGGCCAGCTTCATCACCAGAATCTCGTTAAGCTCATTGGCTATTGTTCTGATGGTGATAACCGTCTTTTGGTGTATGAGTTAATGCCTAAAGGAAGTTTGGAGAATCATCTATTCAGAC GTGGTGCAGACCCTTTACCCTGGGGCATAAGACTCAAAGTTGCTATTGGGGCTGCCAGGGGCTTATCGTTTCTTCATGATGATGAAAATCAAGTTATATACCGTGATTTCAAGGCATCAAATATTCTCCTTGACTCG GAGTTCAATGCAAAACTATCGGACTTTGGCTTGGCAAAAGCAGGTCCAACCGGGGATAGAACCCATGTTTCTACACAAGTCATGGGTACTAGAGGTTATGCAGCTCCAGAATATATTGCAACTG GTCGCCTCTCTGTGAAGGCGGACGTCTATAGCTTTGGTGTTGTGCTGCTCGAGCTGCTGACAGGAAGGCGAGCCTTGGACAAATCGAAACCAACAACGGAACAGAGCCTAGTTGACTGGACAAGGTCCTACCTAGGCGACAAGCGCCGCCTGTACCGCATCATGGACATGAAGCTGGGTGGCCAGTACCCGAAGAAAGGCGCCCACGCAATCGCAGGCCTCGCCCAGCAGTGCGTCTGCATGGAGGCCAAAATGCGGCCCCAGATGTCCGAGGTCCTAGAGAAGCTGGAGGAGCTACAGGACCCTAAGTACAGTGTGACTGCACCGCAGGTTGACACCCGGAGGACCTCATCGGGTGGTTCAGCCCAGAGGTCACCTAGGCCCATGAGGGCGCAGCCTTCACCGCGGCGCTCATCAGCCACAGCTTTCCCTTTTCCGGTGGCAGAGTCCCATCCTAGTACTGCGCAAGTGCACTAG
- the LOC127299456 gene encoding probable serine/threonine-protein kinase PBL3 isoform X2, producing the protein MGNCMDTAALVDKNTAYPSKGDSKTGLSLNTSTNRSGSTRTTFTHSYTNQSELPTPRTEGEILSSPYLKAFLFSDLKNATKNFRPDSLIGEGGFGCVYKGWIDEQTLAPSKPGTGMVVAVKKLKPEGFQGHKEWLTEVDYLGQLHHQNLVKLIGYCSDGDNRLLVYELMPKGSLENHLFRHPLPWGIRLKVAIGAARGLSFLHDDENQVIYRDFKASNILLDSEFNAKLSDFGLAKAGPTGDRTHVSTQVMGTRGYAAPEYIATGRLSVKADVYSFGVVLLELLTGRRALDKSKPTTEQSLVDWTRSYLGDKRRLYRIMDMKLGGQYPKKGAHAIAGLAQQCVCMEAKMRPQMSEVLEKLEELQDPKYSVTAPQVDTRRTSSGGSAQRSPRPMRAQPSPRRSSATAFPFPVAESHPSTAQVH; encoded by the exons ATGGGGAATTGTATGgacacggcggcgttggtggaTAAAAACACCGCAT ATCCTTCAAAAGGTGATAGCAAAACAGGTTTATCGTTGAATACTTCGACTAACAGAAGTGGTTCTACTCGGACAACTTTTACCCATTCCTATACAAATCAGAGTGAGCTTCCTACTCCTAGGACAGAAGGTGAAATTCTGTCATCGCCATATCTGAAGGCATTCTTGTTCAGTGATTTAAAGAATGCAACaaagaacttccggccagatagtCTTATTGGGGAAGGAGGATTTGGATGTGTCTATAAAGGCTGGATTGATGAACAAACTCTTGCTCCTTCAAAGCCAGGAACTGGCATGGTTGTGGCTGTCAAGAAGCTAAAACCAGAAGGATTTCAGGGTCACAAGGAATGGCTG ACTGAGGTTGATTATCTTGGCCAGCTTCATCACCAGAATCTCGTTAAGCTCATTGGCTATTGTTCTGATGGTGATAACCGTCTTTTGGTGTATGAGTTAATGCCTAAAGGAAGTTTGGAGAATCATCTATTCAGAC ACCCTTTACCCTGGGGCATAAGACTCAAAGTTGCTATTGGGGCTGCCAGGGGCTTATCGTTTCTTCATGATGATGAAAATCAAGTTATATACCGTGATTTCAAGGCATCAAATATTCTCCTTGACTCG GAGTTCAATGCAAAACTATCGGACTTTGGCTTGGCAAAAGCAGGTCCAACCGGGGATAGAACCCATGTTTCTACACAAGTCATGGGTACTAGAGGTTATGCAGCTCCAGAATATATTGCAACTG GTCGCCTCTCTGTGAAGGCGGACGTCTATAGCTTTGGTGTTGTGCTGCTCGAGCTGCTGACAGGAAGGCGAGCCTTGGACAAATCGAAACCAACAACGGAACAGAGCCTAGTTGACTGGACAAGGTCCTACCTAGGCGACAAGCGCCGCCTGTACCGCATCATGGACATGAAGCTGGGTGGCCAGTACCCGAAGAAAGGCGCCCACGCAATCGCAGGCCTCGCCCAGCAGTGCGTCTGCATGGAGGCCAAAATGCGGCCCCAGATGTCCGAGGTCCTAGAGAAGCTGGAGGAGCTACAGGACCCTAAGTACAGTGTGACTGCACCGCAGGTTGACACCCGGAGGACCTCATCGGGTGGTTCAGCCCAGAGGTCACCTAGGCCCATGAGGGCGCAGCCTTCACCGCGGCGCTCATCAGCCACAGCTTTCCCTTTTCCGGTGGCAGAGTCCCATCCTAGTACTGCGCAAGTGCACTAG
- the LOC127299482 gene encoding uncharacterized protein — protein MAEAPPTPASDSDPSPSLAPAAPRSLPTTLSLPRPSTGSRPARGGSTVSGSGRKKGKAPAAGSATAAEGTTRRHGRLVEAVRLIGGGADPAVAGTDILELAMAKGAMFSWLGYWPEGGYPKEGQPY, from the coding sequence ATGGCTGAAGCGCCACCGACGCCCGCCTCCGACTCCGATCCCTCACCCTCGCTCGCCCCCGCCGCTCCCCGCTCCCTCCCTACCACGCTTTCCCTGCCGCGTCCGTCCACCGGGAGCCGACCCGCGCGCGGCGGCAGTACTGTTTCGGGGAGCGGCAGGAAGAAGGGCAAGGCGCCGGCGGCGGGCTCCGCGACCGCGGCGGAGGGAACGACGCGCCGGCacggccggctggtggaggcggtgcGGTTGATCGGGGGAGGCGCGGACCCTGCGGTGGCCGGCACTGACATACTGGAGCTGGCGATGGCCAAGGGGGCCATGTTCTCGTGGCTCGGCTACTGGCCCGAGGGAGGGTACCCCAAGGAGGGCCAACCCTACTGA